The following DNA comes from Nocardioides panzhihuensis.
GAACGTACGGTGCTTGATGTGGATGTGGCCCTGCATGTGCTCGACGTCGTTGTCGGTGCCGAAGCCGAAGTAGTTGTTCTGACCCTTGGACGAGGCGTACACCCAGCGCCGCTGGTCACGACTGAAGGGCCTCTCCTCGTCGTTGCTGGTCACGATGTACTGCCGCAGCTCCGGACCGATCTTCTCCATCAGGTAGCGCGCATGCCCGATCACCGGGAAGTTCCTCAGGATCGCGTGCTTGCGCTGGGTCAGGTCGCGCGCGGCGACCACACCGGCAGCAACCGCTGCTCCTCCGAGGAGGGTCGTCATCTTCATGTACGTCTTCCTACCGGGCGGTCACCCACTTGTAAACGTGGCGACGGTGTCGTCGGTTCGCTCAGGCGAGCTCGGGGATGACCTGCGACTCGAAGAGCTCGAGCGAGGAGCGGTCGTAGGCGGCATCGGGGAAGTAGCCGATGGCGTACGTCATCCCGAGCTCCTCCATCGCCTTGAGCCGCTCGACGACCTGTTCGGGAGTGCCGGCGAGCGCGCCGGGGCCGCTGCTGTTCGCGATGATCTCGGCGGTCTTGTCCTCACCGAGGTGCGGCAGCAGCCGCGCCTTCCAGGCGGCCAGCTTGTCGGCGACCTCGGCCTCGGTCTCGCCCAGCACCACGTTGTAGTTGGAGGAGCGGGTGATCTCGGAGAAGTCACGCCCGAGGCTCTCGCAGTGCGCCGCGAGGATGTCCGACTTGGCCTTGAACGTCTCCGGGTCGCCGAGGAAGTTGGTGTAGTCGGCGTACTGCGCGGCGATCTTCAGGGTCACCTTCTCGCCACCACCCGCGATCCACAGCGGGATCCCGGAGCGGCCCTTCTGGATCGGCAGCGGCTGGCAGATGGCGCCGTCGACCTGGTAGTACTTCCCGTCCAGCGACGAGACGCCCGTGGTCCAGGCCTGCTGGAAGATCTGGACGCCCTCGCGGAGCATCCCGAGCCGGTCACGGGCCTCGGGGAAGCCGTAGCCGTAAGCGCGCCACTCGTGCTCGTACCACCCCGCGCCGATCCCCATCTCGATCCGGCCACCGCTGATGTGGTCGGTGGTCGCGGCGACCTTCGCCAGGTAGGCCGGGTTGCGGTAGGACATGCACGAGCACATCTGGCCGAGCCGCACCCGCGACGTCACCGCGCCCAGACCGGCCATCAGCGACCAGGCCTCGTGCGTGGCCTCCTCGGACGGAACCGGCGTGGTGTGGAAGTGGTCGTAGACCCAGATGCTCTCCCAGGAGGAGCCGGAGTCTGCGTACGTCGCCAGGTCCTTCATCGTCGTCCACTGGTCCGCCGGGTCGATCCCGACGAGGTCGAAGCGCCATCCCTGCGGGACGAAGAAACCGAACTTCATGTCTACTCCTTGATGAGTCCAACCTGAGCTGCCACGGACAACTTAACCCTCGGCGCCAGCCGATACCCTCACCTTTTATGAGCGCACTCGCCGGACTCGTGGACAAGGGCCTGATGGCATCCGACTGGGCCGAGGCGCTGGCGCCGGCCGAGCCGCAGATCGAGCAGATGGGCCGCTTCCTGCGCGACGAGCTGGCGGCGAGACGGCCCTACCTCCCCGACGGCGACCGGATCTTCAACGCCTTCCGGCGACCGCTGCGAGACGTACGCGTCCTGATCGTCGGCCAGGACCCCTACCCGACCATCGGCCACCCGATCGGCCTCAGCTTCGCGGTTGAGAAGGACGTACGTCCGCTGCCGGCGTCGCTGCGCAACATCTACGCCGAGCTGGCCACCGACCTCGACCTGAAGATGCCCGAGCACGGCGACCTTTCGGCCTGGGCCGACCGCGGGGTGATGCTGCTCAACACCTCTCTGACGGTGCGGCCCGGAGCTCCCGCCTCACACTCCAAGAAGGGCTGGGAGGAGGTCACCGGGCGGGCGATCGACGTGCTCGGCAAGCGCGGCGGGCCACTGGTCGCGATCCTGTGGGGCAGGCACGCGCAGAACTTCGAGCCGCGCCTCGACAAGGTGCCGGCGATCAAGTCCGTCCACCCCTCGCCGCTCTCCGCGCGCCGTGGGTTCTTCGGGTCCCGGCCGTTCTCGCGCGCCAACGCCCTCCTGGTCGAGCAGGGCGCTTCGCCGATCGACTGGTCCCTGCCTGACTAACTAGGATCGGACCATCGGCGGCGAACGGGGGGGCACGTGGGCGAGAACGCGACCGGACCGACGCTGTCGGTGCCACGCCGGCTCAAGATCACCGGCACCATCGTCGTCGTCCTGCTGGCGGTCTGGGCCGCTGCGCTCGGCGCCCGGACCCTGCTGGACCGGGCAGCTCCTCCGGAGTTCCCCGCGGCCGACGTACGCGACTGGGCGACCTTCGCCGACCACGTCGTCCTGGGCACCGCCGGCCCCGACGACACAGACCGGCTGCAGGTCACGACCGTCCTGTGGAGCCGGCAGGGATCCCACCCGATCGGTCGTCAGATCACGATCGAGGCCGAGATGACCGCGGACGAGGTGTACGCCGTGCCGGTGGCCTGGATCGAGGACGGCAGCAGCGACGGGCGCTGGGTCGCACTGGCGGCCGATGCCGTGCTCCCTCTCGACGGCGGGCGGATCACTGGGGGTGGCGCCACCTGGGCGGCCGACCACGCCGGGGAGTCGCCCCGGACCCTCGCCACCGAGCTCTACGAGACCGGACCACACCCGGCCGCCGTCCCCTACCTCTACGAGAGTCTCGAACAACGCCTCGCCGCTGTGGAGCGGTAGGTAGAATTCTGGCGTGAGCCAGGATTCCCCCACGCTGCCCCAGCGCACGAACTGGCTTCGGGCCGGGGGTTGGGCGCTCGGCTTCGTCGCCCTGCTGTGGGTGCTCGAGGCCACCGACTACATCAGCGGTCACCAGCTCGACACGCTCGGCATCGTGCCGCGCACCGACGCCGGCTTGCTCGGCATCGTCTTCGCGCCGGTGCTCCACTTCGGCTGGGCCCACCTCTACGGCAACACCGTGCCCGCGCTCGTCCTCGGTTTCCTGGTCCTCGCCTCTGGCGTCGGTCGAGGGATCGTGGCGACGCTGATCATCTGGGTGGTCGGCGGCGTCGGCGTCTGGGTGATGTCGCCTCCGGGCAGCATCACCGCCGGGACCTCGATGCTGATCTTCGGCTGGCTGGTCTACCTGATCATGCGCGGCCTGTTCAGCCACCGCGTCAGCCAGATCGTCATCGGCGTGCTCATCTTCCTGGCCTACGGCAGCCTGCTGCTCGGGGTGCTCCCCGGACAGACCGGCGTCTCCTGGCAGGGCCACCTCTTCGGCGCGATCGGTGGCGCGCTGGCAGCCTGGCTGCTCCACGACCCGTCCCAGAAGCAGGCCCCGAAGCAGGCCCACAAGAAGACCGCCTGAACGAGCTGATGGAGACTGGTTCCATGCAGATCCTCTCCATCCAGTCGCACGTGGCCTTCGGCTACGTCGGCAACTCGGCGGCCGTCTTCCCGATCCAGCGCCTCGGGCACGAGGTCTGGCCGGTGCTCACCGTCAACTTCTCCAACCACACCGGCTACGGCGCGTGGCGCGGACCGGTCGTGGACGCTGACCAGGTCGCCGGGGTCATCGAGGGGATCTCCGAGCGCGACGGTCTCTCCACCGTCTCCGCGGTGCTGTCCGGCTACCAGGGCGACCCGGCGGTCGGCGCGGTGATCCTGGACTCCGTACGCCGCGTGAAGGCGCTCAACCCGCGAGCCCTCTACTGCTGCGACCCGGTGATGGGCGACGTCGGGCGCGGGATGTTCGTCCGGGAGGGCATCCCGGAGTTCATGCGCGACGAGGTCGTTCCGGCGGCCGACGTGATCACGCCCAACCACTTCGAGCTCAACTTCCTCGCCGGCGTGGAGTCGACCGAGACCCTGGAGGAGGTGCTCGCCGCCGTCGACGTCGTCCGCGAGTCGGGTCCCTCGAACGTGCTCGTGACCTCGGTGATCACCGAGGACCCGACCCACCTCGACCTGATCGCGGTCTCCGACGAGGGGGCCTGGTCGGTCACCACTCCCCTGCTCCCGATCTCCCCCAACGGTGGTGGCGACGTCACCGCGGCGGTCTACCTCTCCCACCTGCTCTCGACCGGTTCGACCCCGACCGCTCTGGGACGCACCGCGAACACCCTTTTCGCCATCCTCGACCGCACCCTCAGGTCCGGCCGCCGCGAGCTCGAGCTCATCGCCTCGCAGGACGACATCGCCAACCCGCCGACGACGTACGAGGTCACTCAGCTCCGCTGAGCAGTGAACGGAGCCGGTGACAGGAGTCGAACCCGCGACATCCTCATTACAAGTGAGGCGCTCTACCAACTGAGCTACACCGGCATGCCGTGCGTCTCCGCGACGGCGGGACAATCGTAGCCAGTCAGGGCCCCGAGTGCGTATCCGGCGTGTCGAGCAAACCCCAGACTCGCCCAGAAGCAACCCTCGGGAACACTCCCGTGGCGGGCGTCTGAGAGTGTTTCCCTTCATCCGAGCGACTTGTAGACGAAGGGAAGACGGATGACGGACATCTTGGGCGCCATCAACGGTGTCATCTGGAGCAACTGGCTCGTGTATCTGTGTCTCGCCGCGGGGGTGTACTTCTCCGTGCGGTCACGGCTACTCCAGGTGAGGCACTTCCCGGAGATGATCCGGCTTCTCGCACGCGGGGAGAAGTCGGCCTCCGGGGTCTCCTCGTTCCAGGCGCTCGCGATGTCGCTGGCCGGACGCGTGGGGACGGGCAACATCGCCGGGGTCGCCACCGCGATCGCGTTCGGTGGCCCCGGCGCGATGTTCTGGATGTGGGCGGTCGCTTTCCTCGGCGCCTCGACCTCCTTCGTGGAGAGCACGCTGGGCCAGATCTACAAGACCCGTGACCCGCTGACCGGCGAGTACCGCGGCGGGCCGGCCTACTACTTCAGCCGAGCCTTCGCGCACACCCGCGCCCGCCGCTACTTCACCGTCTACGGGTTCATCTTCGCGGCCGTGACCGTGCTGGCCTGCGGCGTACTCCTTCCCGGCGTCCAGGCGAACTCGATGACCGCCAGCATGACCAACGCCTGGGGCGTCCCGACCTGGGGCGTTGCGATCGCGACGGTCATCGTGTTCGCGTTCGTCGTGGTCGGCGGCGTCAAGCGCATCGCGTCGTTCGCGACGCTCGTGGTGCCGTTCATGGCGGTCGCGTACGTCTTCGTCGCCATGATCGTCGTGTTCGTCAACGCCGACAAGATCCCGGCGGTCCTCAGCGACATCTTCTCGAGCGCCTTCGGCCTCCACTCCACGTTCGGCGCCGTGCTCGGTCTGGCCGTGATGTGGGGCGTCAAGCGCGGCGTCTACTCCAACGAGGCGGGGCAGGGGACGGGGCCGCACGCGGCGGCGGCCGCCGAGGTCTCCCACCCGGCGAAGCAGGGTCTGGTCCAGGCGTTCGCCGTGTACGTCGACACCCTGTTCGTCTGCTCGGCGACGGGCTTCCTGATCCTGTCCACCGGTGCCTACCGGGTCTTCGAGGACGGCAGCGAGACCGGCGGTGTGCTCGTCGACGGTGGCATCCTCGCCGCAGGCGCGGAGGTCGGCCCGGCCTACACGCAGTCGGCCTTCGACACGGTGTTCCCCGGGGTCGGCGCCTCCTTCATCGCCATCTCGCTGGCGTTCTTCTGCTTCACGACGATGGTCGCCTACTACTACATGGCCGAGACGAACCTGCGCTTCATCGTCGGCCGGTTCGCAACCGTTCGGCTGGGCGGGGAGCGCGGGGTCACGATCGGACGGGTGACCACGCTTGCCCTGCAGGCCGTCATCCTGGCCGCGTCCGCGTACGGCTGCGTGTCGACGGCCAGCGACGCCTGGACGCTCGGCGACATCGGTGTCGGCCTGATGGCGTGGCTCAACATCCTCGGCATCCTCGTCCTCCAGCAGCCCGCGTTCAAGGCACTCCGTGACTACGAGAAGCAGAAGAAGCAGGGACTCGACCCGGTGTTCGACCCGCACGCACTGAACATCACCGGAGCCACCTACTGGGAGACCTACGAGCGGAAGTCCGAGCGGGTCTAGCCTCACTCGCTCTCGGCGGGGCGTTCCAGCGGGACGTACTCGTGGGCGGTGAGGGCCCCGTTGGTCTCCAGCTCGATCGACTGGAGGCCGACGGGGAGCCCGTCGGCGTAGGTGATCAGGGTGACCTCGGCGGTGCGGCGGATCTTCCCCATCGCGAAGGCGTACGCAGCGCCACCGGTGGTGCCGTTGGTGTAGGTCCAACCGGTCTCGCCGTTCTCGCCGGTCACCTCGGTCGGCCCCTGGTGCACGTGGCGGTGGCCGCCGACGACGAGGGTCGCGCAGCCCCGGCGCAGGGTCTCGCGCCCCAGCGCCGGGTCGTGGACGAGGAGCGTCGCGACCGGCGTACCCTCTTCCTTCGAGGCGCAGGCGATGTCGGCCAGCTTCGAGCCGGCGTCCTCGAGGCTGACACCCTTCTCGTCGATCCAGTTGCCGAGGCCGCTGGTGCGGGGGTCGGGGGCGCCGAGGAGCGTCGAGCCGCCCGGACCGTCGACGACCTCGCCCTCGAGCATGGTCCAGCCCCTGTCGGCCAGGTAGTCGCCGACCGTCGGACCGTGGTCGTGGTTGCCGGTGACCGCCCACTTGTCCAGGCCGTCGCTCGCGTCGGTCAGGGAGTCGAGGGAGAAGGTCTCCCAGTCGGACCCGGTCGAGGTGTCGTCACCGCCGCCGAGGATGCCGGTCGCACCGCCCTCGTCGGCGATCGCACGCATCACCGAGTCCATGCCGACGTTGTCGTGTCGGTCGGAGACCAGGGCCACCACGGTCTCGTCCTCGGCCGGCTCCCGCAGCGCGAGGTCCGGGACCTTCTCGACCACCTTCTCGTAGAAGGTCCGGCTGGAGTTGTAGGTGTCGACGGCACTGGCCACCAGCCGGCGGGTCTGGTTGGCGTAGGCGTCACCACGGACCTCCACCCCGGCCAGCTCGTCGGGCACCGGGATCTCCGGACCGAGGAAGTCGGCCAGCAGGGTCCAGTCACCGGAGACCGGGCCGGCCTCCTTGTCTGATGCGGGCGCTATGGACTCGCCCCAGGGCTGCCAGACCGCGACCGCGAGCAGCGACACCGTGACCGCCCCGACGCCGGCAGCGGTGAGTCCGTGTCTCGTCCGGGTCGCGGCGGACAGCTGTCTGCGCAGGTCAGCGCGGCGTGAGGAGCCGGGCAGCCGCCAGATCAGCACCACGCCGGCGACGATCGTCAAGGAGATCGCGGCGCCACGGAGCACCGCCGCCACGAGCATCGACTCGACCATCTCCACCACGACGGCGCGCTGGCCGTCGGGCGCCGAGCCGAGCACCGCGTAGCGCTCGAAGAGCTCGTCCATCGATCTCAGCTCGGTCTTCCCGAGAGTGACGTCGACACCGACCGGGCCACCGACGTCCAGGCGTACGTCGGGCAGCACCGGTCCGGTGTGGATGATCGCCTTGCCCGACAGCGTCGGGCGCAGGACCGAGTCGTGACCGGCCAGGACCACCTGACGCTCGCTGGACAGGAAGAGCCACGTGCTCACCACCGCGGCGAGCACGAGCCACAACGCACCTAGCCCCGCCCAGACGGCGAGGCCACGGAGCAGGGCTCGGCGAGAGATCAGCGACGCGCCTCTGCGACGGCGTAGAGCACGACCGACGCAGCGACGCCGGCGTTGAGGGACTCGACTGAGTTGGCCATCGGGATCGACACTATCTGGTCGCAGGTTTCCTGGACCAGGCGCGAGAGACCGCCGCCCTCGGCGCCGACGACGATCACCAGCGGGCCGTCGGCGAGACCGTCGGGGGCGCCCAGCTCGGGCAGCGTGATGTCGCCCTCCATGTCGAGCCCGACGACCATGCAGCCGGCCTCCTGGTAGGCCTTGAGCTGACGGGTCAGGTTGACCGTCTGCGCGACCGGGATCCGGGACGCGGCGCCGGCGCTCGTCTTCCAGGCGGCGGCGGTGATCCCGGCGGCACGCCGCTCCGGGATCACGACGCCGTGGGCGCCGAAGCCCGCAGCCGAACGCACGATGGCGCCCAGGTTGCGGGGGTCGGTGATCTGGTCGAGCACCACGATCAGCGGCTTCTCCCCGATCTCGGCAGCGCGGTCGAGCAGGTCGTCGGCATGGGCGTACTCGTAGGCGGGGATCCGCGCGGCCAGCCCCTGGTGGCCGTTGAACCCGGTCATCCGGTCGAGCTCGACCTTGGTCACCTCGAGCAGCGAGATGCCCTTCTCGGAGGCGAGCAGGAACGCCTCGCGCAGCCGCCCGTCGCGCTCGGCGCCCTCGGCGACATAGAGACCGTTGACCGGTACGTCCTCACGCAGCGCCTCGACCACGGAGTTGCGCCCGATGATCCACTCGGCGTCGCCGGCGGACCGCTTGCGCGGGCCCTTGTTGCGCTGCTCGGAGGCCTGAGCCGCCTTGTGGGCCTTGTGGTAGGGCCGGTCCTTCGCCTTCGGGGTCGGGCCCTTGCCCTCCAAGCCCTTGCGCCGGTTGCCGCCGGTGCCGGCCTGGGCACCCTTCTTACGGCCCTTCGCGATCGAGCCGCGACGTTGGGAGTTGCCTGCCATCAGTTAACGCTCCATTTCGGACCCTCAGGGGTGTCCTCGATCTCGATCCCGGCTTCCTTGAGCCGGTCTCGCATTGCATCAGCGCGGGCCCAGTCCTTGGCGGCGCGCGCCTGGGCACGCTCGTCCAGGACCCCGCGGACCAGTACGTCCAGCGCACCGGTCAGCTTCTCGTCCTCGCCGCTCGCCTGGCCCCACGCGGGGTCGGCGGGGTCGAGGCCGAGGATGTCCAGCATCGCGCGGACGCTCGCGGCGACCCCGCGCAGCGCCGGGCTGTCGCCGTCTGCGAGCAGCTTGTTGCCCTCGCGGACGACCTCGTGCAGGGCGGCGACAGCGGCGGGAGTGCCGAGGTCGTCGTCCATGGCGTTGACGAAGTCGGCGCACGGGACGCCGTCGGCCGGGGCGACCTCCATCGAGCTGGCCCCCATCACCGACGCCGCCCGCTCCAGGAAGCCTTCGATCCGCTGGAACCCGACGGCCGCCTCATGGAGGGCCTCGAAGGAGAACTCGACGTGGGAGCGGTAGTGGGCCGCGACCAGGTAGTAGCGCAGCTCGATGCCGCGTACCTGCTTCAGGACCTCCGGGATGACCAGCGAGTTGCCCAGCGACTTCGACATCTTCTCACCGGAGGTGGTGATCCAGGCGTTGTGCAGCCAGTAGCTCGCGAACGGTCGGCCGGCGGCGCGTGACTGCGCCTGCTCGTTCTCGTGGTGCGGGAAGCGCAGGTCCAGGCCGCCACCGTGGAAGTCGAAGGCCGGACCGAGGTACTTCCCGGCCATCGCCGAGCACTCGATGTGCCAGCCGGGCCGTCCCAGACCCCAGGGCGAGGGCCACGAGGCGGTCTCCGGCTCGGAGACCTTGCGGCCCTTCCACAGCGCGAAGTCGCGCGGGTCGTGCTTGCCCCGCGGGTCGGCGTCGGCGGCGGCCTCCATGTCGTCGACCTTCTGCCCGGAGAGCTCGCCGTAGGTCGGCCAGGAGCGCACGTCGAAGTAGACATCTGCCGAACCGTCTTCGGCGGCGTAGGCGTGGCCCTTCGCGATCAGCTCCTCGATCAGCGCGACGATCTCGGGGATGTGGCCGGTCGCCAGCGGCTCGTAGGTCGGCCGGGCGACGTTGAGCGAGGCATAGGCGGCGTCGAGCTCACGGTGCATCTCGTAGCCGAGGTTGTACCAGGGCCGGCCCTGGTCGGCCGACTTCGCCAGGATCTTGTCGTCGATGTCGGTGACGTTGCGGATGAACGTGGTCTCGTAGCCCGACGCCCGCAGCCAGCGCTGCAGCACGTCGAAGTTCACCCCGCTCCGCACATGTCCGACATGCGGCTCGCTCTGGACGGTCAGGCCACAGACATAGAGCGACGCCTTGCCGGGCTGCAAGGGCGTGAAGTCACGTACTTCACGGGTCGCCGAGTCATAGAGCCTGAGTGCCATGCTCCAAGTCTAGGGAAGTACGGGTGTTCCCTACCCATCGCGACGCACGATGAGCGAGCGCCAGCGGGCGAACAACGGGTGTTTCATCGGACCCTGTCGGTATCCTCGCGCTTGCGCTACCGGCGTGGCGCGATGAGCGCGGTTGCGATCGCGGCGACGCCCTCGCCGCGTCCGGTGAGCCCGAGACCGTCGGTGGTCGTCGCCGTCACGGTGACTGACGCGCCGGCCGCCGTGGAGAGCGCTTGGTTGGCCTCATCGCGCCGAGGACCGATCTTGGGCCGGTTGCCGATCACCTGGACCGCGATGTTGCCGATCTCGAAGCCGGCCTCGCGGACCCGGCGCGCGGCCTCCGCCAGCAGGGCGACCCCGGCTGCTCCGGCCCACTCGGGCTCGGAGGTGCCGAAGTTCGACCCCAGGTCGCCGAGGCCGGCCGCGGAGAAGAGCGCGTCGCAGCAGGCGTGGGCGGCGACGTCGCCGTCGGAGTGCCCGGCCAGCCCCTGCAGCTCGTCGGGAAAGGCCAGGCCGGCCACGTGCATCGGGACACCGTCGGCAAGGCTGTGTACGTCGGTCCCGATGCCGACCAGAGGAAGCTGCACGCTCCGAAGTCTCCCAGATCCCCGGCCTATCGGACGCAGTCAGGTCGTCTTCCGGTGCCCGACCTGGACGACGCCGTCGAGGACCCGGACCTCGTAGGCAGGAATGGTCACGTGCGGGTCGTCCAGGCACTGTCCCGTACGCAGGTCGAACCCGTGCCGGTGGACGGGCGAGGCCACGAACGGCACCCCGTCACGGACCCCGACGATGCCCCTGGCGATCACCGACGCCTTGGCGAACGGATCGTGGTTGCCCAGCGCGTAGACGACGTCGTCGGACATCCGGAAGATGGCGACGGCCTGGCCGTGGACCAGCGCCGTGGCGCCGCGCTCCACCTCGAGCTCGTCGACCTGGCAGACGTGCTGCCAGTCTCCGTCCTCATACAGCGGTATCCGCTCGCTCATGC
Coding sequences within:
- a CDS encoding LLM class F420-dependent oxidoreductase, translated to MKFGFFVPQGWRFDLVGIDPADQWTTMKDLATYADSGSSWESIWVYDHFHTTPVPSEEATHEAWSLMAGLGAVTSRVRLGQMCSCMSYRNPAYLAKVAATTDHISGGRIEMGIGAGWYEHEWRAYGYGFPEARDRLGMLREGVQIFQQAWTTGVSSLDGKYYQVDGAICQPLPIQKGRSGIPLWIAGGGEKVTLKIAAQYADYTNFLGDPETFKAKSDILAAHCESLGRDFSEITRSSNYNVVLGETEAEVADKLAAWKARLLPHLGEDKTAEIIANSSGPGALAGTPEQVVERLKAMEELGMTYAIGYFPDAAYDRSSLELFESQVIPELA
- a CDS encoding uracil-DNA glycosylase encodes the protein MSALAGLVDKGLMASDWAEALAPAEPQIEQMGRFLRDELAARRPYLPDGDRIFNAFRRPLRDVRVLIVGQDPYPTIGHPIGLSFAVEKDVRPLPASLRNIYAELATDLDLKMPEHGDLSAWADRGVMLLNTSLTVRPGAPASHSKKGWEEVTGRAIDVLGKRGGPLVAILWGRHAQNFEPRLDKVPAIKSVHPSPLSARRGFFGSRPFSRANALLVEQGASPIDWSLPD
- a CDS encoding rhomboid family intramembrane serine protease; the protein is MSQDSPTLPQRTNWLRAGGWALGFVALLWVLEATDYISGHQLDTLGIVPRTDAGLLGIVFAPVLHFGWAHLYGNTVPALVLGFLVLASGVGRGIVATLIIWVVGGVGVWVMSPPGSITAGTSMLIFGWLVYLIMRGLFSHRVSQIVIGVLIFLAYGSLLLGVLPGQTGVSWQGHLFGAIGGALAAWLLHDPSQKQAPKQAHKKTA
- the pdxY gene encoding pyridoxal kinase PdxY yields the protein MQILSIQSHVAFGYVGNSAAVFPIQRLGHEVWPVLTVNFSNHTGYGAWRGPVVDADQVAGVIEGISERDGLSTVSAVLSGYQGDPAVGAVILDSVRRVKALNPRALYCCDPVMGDVGRGMFVREGIPEFMRDEVVPAADVITPNHFELNFLAGVESTETLEEVLAAVDVVRESGPSNVLVTSVITEDPTHLDLIAVSDEGAWSVTTPLLPISPNGGGDVTAAVYLSHLLSTGSTPTALGRTANTLFAILDRTLRSGRRELELIASQDDIANPPTTYEVTQLR
- a CDS encoding alanine/glycine:cation symporter family protein, which encodes MTDILGAINGVIWSNWLVYLCLAAGVYFSVRSRLLQVRHFPEMIRLLARGEKSASGVSSFQALAMSLAGRVGTGNIAGVATAIAFGGPGAMFWMWAVAFLGASTSFVESTLGQIYKTRDPLTGEYRGGPAYYFSRAFAHTRARRYFTVYGFIFAAVTVLACGVLLPGVQANSMTASMTNAWGVPTWGVAIATVIVFAFVVVGGVKRIASFATLVVPFMAVAYVFVAMIVVFVNADKIPAVLSDIFSSAFGLHSTFGAVLGLAVMWGVKRGVYSNEAGQGTGPHAAAAAEVSHPAKQGLVQAFAVYVDTLFVCSATGFLILSTGAYRVFEDGSETGGVLVDGGILAAGAEVGPAYTQSAFDTVFPGVGASFIAISLAFFCFTTMVAYYYMAETNLRFIVGRFATVRLGGERGVTIGRVTTLALQAVILAASAYGCVSTASDAWTLGDIGVGLMAWLNILGILVLQQPAFKALRDYEKQKKQGLDPVFDPHALNITGATYWETYERKSERV
- a CDS encoding metallophosphoesterase, whose translation is MLAAVVSTWLFLSSERQVVLAGHDSVLRPTLSGKAIIHTGPVLPDVRLDVGGPVGVDVTLGKTELRSMDELFERYAVLGSAPDGQRAVVVEMVESMLVAAVLRGAAISLTIVAGVVLIWRLPGSSRRADLRRQLSAATRTRHGLTAAGVGAVTVSLLAVAVWQPWGESIAPASDKEAGPVSGDWTLLADFLGPEIPVPDELAGVEVRGDAYANQTRRLVASAVDTYNSSRTFYEKVVEKVPDLALREPAEDETVVALVSDRHDNVGMDSVMRAIADEGGATGILGGGDDTSTGSDWETFSLDSLTDASDGLDKWAVTGNHDHGPTVGDYLADRGWTMLEGEVVDGPGGSTLLGAPDPRTSGLGNWIDEKGVSLEDAGSKLADIACASKEEGTPVATLLVHDPALGRETLRRGCATLVVGGHRHVHQGPTEVTGENGETGWTYTNGTTGGAAYAFAMGKIRRTAEVTLITYADGLPVGLQSIELETNGALTAHEYVPLERPAESE
- the rlmB gene encoding 23S rRNA (guanosine(2251)-2'-O)-methyltransferase RlmB, which encodes MAGNSQRRGSIAKGRKKGAQAGTGGNRRKGLEGKGPTPKAKDRPYHKAHKAAQASEQRNKGPRKRSAGDAEWIIGRNSVVEALREDVPVNGLYVAEGAERDGRLREAFLLASEKGISLLEVTKVELDRMTGFNGHQGLAARIPAYEYAHADDLLDRAAEIGEKPLIVVLDQITDPRNLGAIVRSAAGFGAHGVVIPERRAAGITAAAWKTSAGAASRIPVAQTVNLTRQLKAYQEAGCMVVGLDMEGDITLPELGAPDGLADGPLVIVVGAEGGGLSRLVQETCDQIVSIPMANSVESLNAGVAASVVLYAVAEARR
- the cysS gene encoding cysteine--tRNA ligase; translated protein: MALRLYDSATREVRDFTPLQPGKASLYVCGLTVQSEPHVGHVRSGVNFDVLQRWLRASGYETTFIRNVTDIDDKILAKSADQGRPWYNLGYEMHRELDAAYASLNVARPTYEPLATGHIPEIVALIEELIAKGHAYAAEDGSADVYFDVRSWPTYGELSGQKVDDMEAAADADPRGKHDPRDFALWKGRKVSEPETASWPSPWGLGRPGWHIECSAMAGKYLGPAFDFHGGGLDLRFPHHENEQAQSRAAGRPFASYWLHNAWITTSGEKMSKSLGNSLVIPEVLKQVRGIELRYYLVAAHYRSHVEFSFEALHEAAVGFQRIEGFLERAASVMGASSMEVAPADGVPCADFVNAMDDDLGTPAAVAALHEVVREGNKLLADGDSPALRGVAASVRAMLDILGLDPADPAWGQASGEDEKLTGALDVLVRGVLDERAQARAAKDWARADAMRDRLKEAGIEIEDTPEGPKWSVN
- the ispF gene encoding 2-C-methyl-D-erythritol 2,4-cyclodiphosphate synthase produces the protein MQLPLVGIGTDVHSLADGVPMHVAGLAFPDELQGLAGHSDGDVAAHACCDALFSAAGLGDLGSNFGTSEPEWAGAAGVALLAEAARRVREAGFEIGNIAVQVIGNRPKIGPRRDEANQALSTAAGASVTVTATTTDGLGLTGRGEGVAAIATALIAPRR
- the nirD gene encoding nitrite reductase small subunit NirD, with the protein product MSERIPLYEDGDWQHVCQVDELEVERGATALVHGQAVAIFRMSDDVVYALGNHDPFAKASVIARGIVGVRDGVPFVASPVHRHGFDLRTGQCLDDPHVTIPAYEVRVLDGVVQVGHRKTT